A section of the Burkholderia mallei ATCC 23344 genome encodes:
- a CDS encoding ATP synthase subunit I, producing MADRAPDKRHEDRRAAQRTVSGAVGRRAAAADDWDAEQQEDDVVPLTRAEAQALFGPEVSRPSRVTPYRVVVAQMVLSLVATLAWWLFSRSPGAAAQSAFLGGAIGWVPSALFVARLRLSGAGTVMGWVAGEALKLGVTIAMFAAVAFGYPGVHWVPLLVTYLVVLKTYWIALAWR from the coding sequence ATGGCGGATCGAGCGCCGGATAAAAGGCACGAAGATCGGCGAGCAGCGCAACGCACCGTTTCGGGAGCCGTCGGGCGGCGCGCAGCTGCCGCTGACGACTGGGATGCCGAGCAGCAAGAAGATGATGTCGTTCCGCTCACGCGGGCCGAGGCGCAAGCACTGTTCGGTCCCGAAGTGAGTCGGCCATCGCGTGTCACACCTTACCGGGTGGTGGTCGCGCAAATGGTCTTGTCCCTGGTTGCAACGCTGGCGTGGTGGCTGTTTTCGAGGTCGCCGGGTGCCGCTGCGCAATCGGCATTTCTGGGCGGAGCGATCGGCTGGGTGCCGAGTGCATTGTTCGTGGCGCGTCTGAGGCTGAGCGGCGCGGGCACCGTGATGGGTTGGGTGGCCGGCGAAGCGCTGAAGCTGGGCGTGACGATCGCGATGTTCGCCGCGGTGGCGTTCGGATATCCGGGCGTGCACTGGGTGCCGCTTCTCGTCACGTACCTCGTCGTGCTGAAGACGTACTGGATAGCGCTCGCCTGGCGGTAA
- a CDS encoding F0F1 ATP synthase subunit B, which produces MNLNATLFAQMVVFLVLAWFTMKFVWPPLINALDERSKKIADGLAAAEKGKAELEAAHKRVDQELAQARNDGQQRIADAEKRALAVADEIKTNAQAEAARIIAQAKAEAEQQIVKARETLRGEVAALAVKGAEQILKREVDQTAHAELLNQLKAEL; this is translated from the coding sequence GTGAATCTCAACGCAACATTGTTTGCGCAAATGGTCGTGTTCCTGGTCCTCGCGTGGTTCACGATGAAGTTCGTGTGGCCGCCGTTGATCAACGCCCTCGACGAGCGCTCGAAGAAGATCGCCGACGGCCTCGCCGCCGCGGAAAAGGGCAAGGCGGAACTCGAAGCAGCGCACAAGCGCGTCGACCAGGAACTCGCGCAGGCCCGCAACGATGGCCAGCAACGCATCGCCGACGCCGAGAAGCGTGCACTGGCGGTCGCCGACGAAATCAAGACCAACGCCCAGGCTGAAGCCGCGCGCATCATCGCTCAGGCGAAGGCGGAAGCGGAACAGCAAATCGTGAAGGCGCGCGAAACGCTGCGCGGCGAAGTCGCCGCACTCGCCGTGAAGGGCGCCGAGCAGATCCTGAAGCGCGAAGTCGATCAAACGGCCCACGCCGAACTGCTGAATCAACTGAAAGCCGAGCTCTGA
- the atpE gene encoding F0F1 ATP synthase subunit C: protein MQAFIANIQGLTAIGIGIIIGLGAIGACIGIALMGGKYIEACARQPELINPLQTKMFLLAGLIDAAFLIGVGVAMLFAFANPLLSKLAG from the coding sequence ATGCAAGCTTTCATCGCCAACATCCAAGGTCTGACCGCCATCGGTATCGGCATCATCATCGGCCTGGGTGCAATCGGCGCCTGTATCGGTATCGCGCTGATGGGCGGCAAGTACATCGAAGCCTGCGCGCGTCAGCCGGAACTCATCAACCCGCTGCAAACGAAGATGTTCCTGCTGGCTGGTCTGATCGACGCGGCGTTCCTGATCGGCGTCGGTGTGGCCATGCTGTTTGCATTCGCGAACCCGCTCCTGTCGAAGCTCGCAGGCTAA
- the atpB gene encoding F0F1 ATP synthase subunit A has protein sequence MAASEGTRARDPSEYIAHHLQNFSTSHQTSIFDIHVWNLDTLFWSIVCGLITILLLRLAARKATSGVPGRFQCAVEMLVEMVEDQSKAIVHGNRAFIAPLALTVFVWVALMNSLDFLPVDLPGRVIGWLGLSGIISHHRIVPTADLNGTLGIALGVFVLMLYYSIKIKGAGGFAHELVSAPFGSHPLLWIPNLALNIVEFVAKTVSLGMRLFGNMYAGELVFLLIALLGSMWSFGGDATFLGFVGHVIAGSVWAIFHILIVLLQAFIFMMLTLVYLGQAHDAH, from the coding sequence ATGGCAGCTAGCGAAGGCACGCGTGCTCGGGATCCGTCCGAGTACATTGCGCACCACTTGCAGAATTTCTCCACCTCGCATCAGACGTCGATTTTCGATATTCACGTCTGGAATCTCGACACGCTGTTCTGGTCGATCGTGTGTGGCCTGATCACCATCCTGCTGCTGCGTCTTGCCGCCCGCAAGGCGACGTCCGGCGTGCCGGGCCGCTTCCAGTGCGCGGTCGAGATGCTCGTCGAGATGGTCGAAGACCAATCGAAGGCGATCGTCCACGGCAATCGCGCATTCATCGCGCCGCTCGCGCTTACGGTGTTCGTGTGGGTCGCGCTGATGAACTCCCTCGATTTCCTTCCCGTCGACCTGCCGGGCCGCGTGATCGGCTGGCTGGGCCTGTCGGGCATCATTTCCCATCACCGCATCGTTCCGACCGCCGATCTGAACGGCACGCTCGGCATCGCGCTCGGCGTGTTCGTCCTGATGCTCTACTACAGCATCAAGATCAAGGGCGCGGGCGGCTTTGCTCACGAGTTGGTGTCGGCGCCGTTCGGCTCGCACCCGCTGCTGTGGATCCCGAACCTCGCGCTCAACATCGTCGAATTCGTCGCCAAGACCGTGTCGCTCGGCATGCGGCTGTTCGGCAACATGTACGCGGGTGAGCTGGTGTTCCTGCTGATCGCCCTCCTCGGCAGCATGTGGAGCTTCGGCGGCGACGCAACGTTCCTCGGCTTCGTCGGTCACGTGATCGCGGGCAGCGTCTGGGCAATCTTCCACATCCTGATTGTTCTGTTGCAGGCATTCATCTTCATGATGCTGACGCTGGTGTATCTCGGCCAGGCGCACGACGCGCACTAA
- a CDS encoding ParB/RepB/Spo0J family partition protein: MNAVAKKKGLGRGLEALLGGSADITEAVKIEGAPNVLALGKLQAGKYQPRTRMDEGSLQELAASIRAQGVMQPILVRPISSDKYEIIAGERRFRAARLAGLEEVPVLVKDVSDQAAAAMALIENIQREDLNPLEEAHGIQRLLDEFGFTHEQAAESVGRSRSAVSNLLRLLNLAMPVQTMLLAGDLDMGHARALLAVDAATQITLAHQVVNKRMSVRETEKLVAHTTKAEPAVKARAKDDGGRDTRRLEEELSDLLASNVKIKVGRRGRGQLTIDFGDLDALEGILARLRGNVAA, encoded by the coding sequence ATGAATGCTGTAGCGAAGAAAAAGGGTTTGGGACGTGGCCTCGAGGCGCTGCTCGGCGGTAGCGCCGACATCACCGAAGCAGTGAAGATCGAAGGCGCGCCGAACGTACTCGCGCTCGGCAAACTGCAGGCCGGCAAGTACCAGCCGCGTACCCGAATGGACGAGGGCAGCCTGCAGGAGCTCGCCGCGAGCATTCGCGCGCAGGGTGTGATGCAGCCGATCCTCGTACGTCCCATTTCATCAGACAAATACGAGATCATCGCGGGTGAGCGCCGTTTCCGTGCGGCGCGCCTCGCGGGGCTGGAGGAAGTGCCGGTGCTCGTAAAGGACGTGTCCGATCAGGCCGCGGCCGCCATGGCGCTGATCGAGAACATCCAGCGCGAGGATCTGAACCCGCTCGAAGAGGCTCACGGGATCCAGCGCCTGCTCGACGAGTTCGGCTTCACGCACGAGCAGGCGGCCGAATCGGTCGGCCGCTCGCGCAGCGCGGTGTCGAACCTGCTGCGTCTTCTGAACCTCGCAATGCCCGTGCAGACGATGCTGCTTGCGGGCGATCTCGACATGGGCCACGCGCGTGCGCTGCTCGCCGTCGATGCGGCGACGCAGATCACGCTCGCGCATCAGGTCGTCAACAAGCGGATGTCGGTGCGCGAGACGGAAAAGCTCGTCGCACACACGACGAAGGCCGAGCCGGCGGTGAAGGCGCGGGCGAAGGACGATGGCGGGCGCGATACGCGGCGCCTCGAAGAAGAGCTGTCGGACCTGCTCGCGTCGAACGTGAAGATCAAGGTCGGCCGTCGCGGGCGGGGCCAACTGACGATCGATTTCGGCGACCTCGACGCGCTCGAAGGTATCCTCGCGCGGCTGCGCGGCAACGTTGCCGCTTGA
- a CDS encoding SLC13 family permease: protein MSNSVVGRAPARIIAFVRHEPVLSILVAALIALQAVHSLSAIALVRLVDWQTVATLAGLLMLTKALELSGFLMWLAHRIVHRVRSERALAALLVVFAAALSVWLTNDVALFVVIPLVLSLRELTPLPFKRLVIYIALAVNAGAIATPLGNPQNLFLWQLSGVSFGRFVIALGPLALVLMALLLAMVVFAFDGRPLDLSRDSTERPVDRAQAFATVAMFAGFVLLADAHHALAGVLAVAAVFLIVRRDAVLKIDWLLLLIFVLMFIVLRSAASLPAVHQAIAGIGLDTPLRAYAAGALLSQIISNVPVAILLSEFTHDWRALAFGVSVGGFGIAFGSLANLIAIRLSRARGMWLPFHLVSIPFGIASAVLGALLLHYF from the coding sequence GTGTCGAATTCGGTCGTCGGGCGCGCGCCCGCGCGGATCATCGCGTTCGTCCGGCACGAGCCGGTTCTCTCGATTCTCGTCGCGGCGCTGATTGCGCTGCAGGCCGTGCATTCTCTATCGGCAATCGCGCTCGTGCGGCTCGTCGACTGGCAGACCGTCGCGACGCTCGCCGGTCTGCTGATGCTCACGAAGGCGCTGGAGCTGTCGGGCTTCCTGATGTGGCTCGCGCACCGCATCGTCCATCGCGTGCGCTCCGAGCGTGCGCTTGCCGCGCTGCTCGTCGTGTTCGCGGCGGCGTTGTCCGTATGGCTCACGAACGACGTGGCGCTTTTCGTCGTGATTCCGCTCGTACTGTCGCTGCGCGAGCTGACGCCGTTGCCGTTCAAGCGCCTCGTGATCTACATCGCGCTCGCGGTGAACGCGGGTGCGATCGCGACGCCGCTCGGCAATCCGCAAAATCTCTTTCTATGGCAATTGAGCGGCGTCTCGTTCGGCCGTTTCGTGATCGCGCTCGGGCCGCTCGCGCTCGTGCTGATGGCGCTGCTGCTCGCGATGGTCGTCTTTGCGTTCGACGGCCGGCCGCTCGATCTGTCGAGGGACTCCACCGAGCGGCCGGTCGATCGTGCGCAGGCGTTCGCGACGGTCGCGATGTTCGCCGGCTTCGTGCTGCTCGCGGACGCGCATCACGCGCTTGCCGGCGTGCTCGCGGTGGCGGCGGTCTTTCTGATCGTCCGGCGCGACGCGGTGCTGAAGATCGACTGGCTTCTGCTGCTGATCTTCGTGCTGATGTTCATCGTGTTGCGCAGCGCGGCATCGCTGCCGGCCGTCCATCAGGCAATCGCCGGCATCGGTCTCGACACGCCGCTGCGCGCGTATGCGGCGGGCGCGCTGCTGTCGCAGATCATCAGCAACGTGCCGGTCGCGATCCTCCTGTCGGAGTTCACGCATGACTGGCGCGCGCTCGCGTTCGGCGTGAGCGTCGGCGGCTTCGGCATCGCGTTCGGTTCGCTCGCCAACCTGATCGCCATCCGGCTGTCCCGCGCGCGCGGGATGTGGTTGCCGTTCCATCTCGTGAGCATCCCGTTCGGCATCGCGAGCGCCGTGCTCGGCGCGCTGTTGCTGCATTATTTTTGA
- a CDS encoding F0F1 ATP synthase subunit delta has translation MAELATIARPYAEALFRVAEGGDISAWSTLVQELAQVAQLPEVLSVASSPKVSRTQVAELLLAALKSPLASGAQAKNFVQMLVDNHRIALLPEIAVQFEALKNAREGAADVQIVSAFPLEGAQLAELVTSLERKFKRKLKPAVEVDSSLIGGVRVTVGDEVLDTSVRARLAGMQAALTA, from the coding sequence ATGGCCGAACTTGCAACCATCGCCCGCCCTTACGCAGAAGCGCTGTTCCGCGTGGCCGAGGGGGGTGACATCTCCGCCTGGTCCACGCTCGTGCAAGAGCTGGCTCAGGTTGCGCAACTGCCCGAAGTGCTGTCCGTCGCGTCGAGCCCGAAAGTGAGCCGCACGCAGGTGGCCGAGCTGCTGCTCGCCGCGCTGAAGTCGCCGCTCGCGAGCGGTGCGCAGGCGAAGAACTTCGTGCAGATGCTGGTCGACAATCATCGTATCGCGCTGTTGCCGGAAATCGCCGTGCAGTTCGAAGCGCTGAAGAACGCGCGCGAAGGCGCGGCAGACGTGCAGATCGTCAGCGCGTTCCCGCTCGAAGGCGCGCAGCTCGCGGAGCTTGTCACGAGCCTCGAGCGTAAGTTCAAGCGCAAGCTGAAGCCGGCCGTCGAAGTCGATTCGTCGCTGATCGGCGGCGTGCGCGTGACGGTGGGCGACGAAGTGCTCGATACCTCGGTCCGCGCGCGGCTCGCCGGCATGCAGGCGGCGCTGACCGCTTGA